In Citrus sinensis cultivar Valencia sweet orange chromosome 2, DVS_A1.0, whole genome shotgun sequence, a single genomic region encodes these proteins:
- the LOC102610247 gene encoding protein NRT1/ PTR FAMILY 7.1, translating to MAAMDSVLNSTNQITLKVTDENISTGQAQAANKNNKDEKKLTSFIRKNLIHEKNKGGWKYASILLANQGLATLAFFGVGVNLVLFLTRVLQQENANAANNVSKWTGTVYMCSLIGAFLSDSYWGRYLTCAVFQLIFVVGLVLLSVLSFLMIKPTGCGDGFISCKPLSSIFAAIFYLSIYLIAFGYGGHQPTLATFGADQFDESKPKERQSKTLFFCYFYFFLNVGSLFSNTILVYYEDSGKWTLGFLVSLASAVIALLSYLMGTPGYRYVKPCGNPLPRVAQVFIAAARKWNVVVPANSDELYEVAGPESAIKGSRKILHSNEIEFLDKAATITDNDLAGPKNPWKLCTVTQVEEAKCVLKMLPIWLCTIIYSVVFTQMASLFVEQGDVMNSHIGEFRLPAASMSAFDICSVLICTGIYRKILVPVAGKLNGNPKGLSELQRMGIGLIIGMLAMIAAGATEIQRLKYISPGEKASSLSIFWQIPQYVLVGASEVFMYVGQLEFFNGQAPDGIKSFGSSLCMASISFGNYVSSLLVVMVMGITAKGDKPGWIPDDLNTGHMDRFYFLLAVLTAFDFVIYLICANWYKGINLDEDSCEKEMEMKLDEDDVLRRV from the exons ATGGCAGCTATGGATTCAGTACTCAACTCCACCAACCAGATCACGCTAAAG gTGACAGATGAAAATATTAGCACTGGACAAGCACAAGCTGCGAACAAGAACAATAAGGATGAAAAGAAGCTTACTTCTTTCATAAGAAAGAATCTCATTCATGAAAAGAACAAAGGAGGCTGGAAATATGCAAGCATCTTACTAG CAAATCAAGGCCTTGCAACACTAGCTTTCTTTGGAGTTGGTGTGAACTTGGTTTTGTTCTTAACCAGAGTTCTTCAACAAGAAAATGCAAATGCTGCTAATAATGTCAGCAAATGGACTGGTACAGTTTATATGTGCTCTCTCATCGGTGCATTCCTCAGCGATTCTTACTGGGGGCGTTACTTAACCTGTGCTGTCTTTCAGCTCATTTTTGTAGTG GGTTTGGTGCTACTATCAGTACTTTCTTTCTTAATGATCAAGCCAACTGGTTGTGGTGATGGATTCATAAGCTGCAAGCCACTATCTTCAATATTTGCTGCCATTTTCTACTTATCTATTTATCTCATCGCCTTTGGATACGGGGGGCATCAGCCCACACTGGCCACCTTTGGTGCAGACCAATTTGATGAATCAAAACCTAAAGAGAGGCAATCAAAAACACTTTTCTTTTGCTATTTCTACTTCTTTCTCAATGTTGGGTCACTTTTTTCAAACACCATTTTGGTCTATTATGAGGATTCAGGAAAGTGGACTTTAGGGTTTTTGGTTTCATTAGCTTCTGCTGTCATTGCTTTACTTTCATACTTGATGGGGACTCCTGGTTACCGGTATGTAAAGCCTTGTGGCAACCCGCTGCCACGTGTCGCTCAGGTGTTCATCGCTGCAGCTAGGAAATGGAACGTTGTTGTCCCGGCTAATTCTGATGAGCTTTACGAAGTTGCAGGGCCTGAATCTGCCATCAAAGGAAGCAGAAAGATCCTTCACAGCAATGAAATTGA GTTTTTGGACAAGGCAGCAACAATAACAGATAATGACTTAGCTGGCCCAAAGAATCCGTGGAAGCTATGCACTGTAACACAAGTTGAAGAAGCCAAATGTGTTCTGAAAATGTTACCAATTTGGCTATGCACAATAATTTACTCAGTGGTCTTCACACAAATGGCTTCTCTATTTGTTGAGCAAGGAGACGTGATGAACTCCCACATTGGAGAATTTCGCCTTCCGGCAGCCAGCATGTCAGCTTTTGATATCTGCAGTGTCCTCATTTGCACAGGAATCTACCGGAAAATCCTAGTGCCGGTAGCCGGGAAACTCAATGGTAACCCCAAAGGGTTATCTGAGCTTCAAAGGATGGGAATTGGGCTAATAATTGGAATGTTAGCAATGATAGCAGCTGGTGCCACTGAAATTCAAAGGCTCAAATATATTAGCCCCGGAGAAAAGGCAAGTTCCTTAAGCATATTTTGGCAAATTCCACAATATGTCCTTGTTGGTGCCTCAGAAGTGTTCATGTATGTCGGGCAATTAGAATTCTTTAATGGGCAAGCCCCTGATGGGATCAAAAGCTTTGGAAGCTCACTATGCATGGCTTCGATTTCGTTCGGAAACTATGTGAGCAGCCTTCTTGTGGTCATGGTCATGGGAATCACAGCTAAAGGCGACAAGCCTGGATGGATTCCCGATGATTTGAACACAGGCCACATGGATAGATTCTACTTCCTTCTGGCTGTGCTTACAGCTTTCGATTTTGTTATCTACTTGATCTGTGCAAATTGGTACAAAGGCATCAACCTTGATGAGGACAGTTGTGAGAAGGAAATGGAGATGAAACTAGATGAAGATGATGTGCTCAGAAgagtttaa
- the LOC102629823 gene encoding AP2/ERF and B3 domain-containing transcription factor At1g51120, with the protein MEEDASSMVSNAKTNANNTEASDSNNSTSGLQPAPKRMRHDKNVSLVKFKGVVPQQNGHWGAQIYANHQRIWLGTFKSEREAAMAYDSAAIKIRGGDSHRNFPWTDTNNQEPNFQNQYSTEAVLNMIRDGTYQPKFADYLRVQSQREDNNSNASLNQIMVHGDEQFAYRQLFQKELTPSDVGKLNRLVIPKKYAVKYFPFISENAGENAINGGVDDMELVFFDKLMRPWKFRYCFWRSSQSYVFTRGWNRFVKEKKLKEKDIITFYACECANGAKEGQNFFLVDVIHCEGQNCNVVKKPVQLEQITGKIFSYNEKESNSEEKGFKLFGVQIN; encoded by the coding sequence atggaagaagaTGCATCAAGCATGGTGTCGAATGCAAAAACTAATGCGAATAACACAGAAGCTTCAGATTCAAACAACAGCACTTCTGGATTGCAGCCAGCTCCCAAGAGAATGAGACACGACAAAAATGTATCATTGGTAAAATTTAAGGGGGTTGTGCCGCAGCAAAATGGCCACTGGGGTGCACAAATATATGCAAATCATCAAAGAATTTGGCTTGGAACATTTAAATCAGAGAGAGAAGCAGCAATGGCATATGATAGTGCAGCAATCAAGATTCGCGGTGGCGATTCTCATAGAAATTTCCCATGGACAGACACCAATAATCAAGAGCctaattttcaaaaccaaTATAGCACAGAAGCAGTTTTGAATATGATTAGAGATGGAACTTATCAACCAAAGTTTGCTGATTATCTTAGGGTTCAATCACAAAGAGAGGACAATAATTCAAATGCTAgccttaatcaaataatgGTGCATGGAGATGAACAATTTGCTTATAGGCAACTTTTTCAAAAGGAATTAACGCCTAGTGATGTTGGTAAGCTAAATAGACTTGTGATTCCTAAAAAATATGCTGttaaatattttcctttcattagTGAAAATGCTGGAGAAAATGCAATTAATGGAGGAGTAGATGACATGGAATTAGTGTTTTTTGATAAGTTAATGAGGCCGTGGAAATTTAGGTATTGTTTTTGGAGAAGTAGTCAAAGTTATGTATTTACAAGAGGATGGAATAGGTTTgtgaaggaaaaaaagttgAAGGAAAAAGATATTATCACATTTTATGCATGTGAATGTGCAAATGGGGCAAAAGAGGGGCAAAATTTCTTCCTAGTTGATGTAATACATTGTGAAGGGCAGAATTGTAATGTGGTTAAAAAGCCAGTGCAATTGGAACAAATTACGGGGAAAATTTTCAGCTACAATGAGAAAGAATCCAATTCTGAAGAGAAAGGGTTTAAACTTTTTGGTGTACAGATTAATTGA